GAGATAAGATTTTCCTTTTTGGTCAGATCAACTCCATCTTCAAAATAGGCTTTAAAGAAAGCTTCTACAGTCGCTTTTTGTTTACCTGTTTTATCGGCAAACCAGATGATTCTATGAGAATCTAAAGTATTAGGAGATCTGAGTTGTTTACTGAAATCAAACTTCAGACCATCTTGTGCCGCAACACTGGTTACATTGCTTGTGATTTGCTCGTATCTTTCTTCTCCGCCAAATTTGTTTGAAAGGTATTCTTTCTGGTTATAGCCTTCTTTGGGTGTCCCTGGATTTAATTCAAAAGGCAAGTAATGAATATCAAATTCATATTCATTTTTAAGGTGGTCCATCGCTTTTTCGATTCTTCTTTTTCCGATATAGCACCATGGACATACTACATCAGATGCAATGGCAATTTTTATTTTTGGTTTCATAAAAACAGTTTATTCTATTAAAGATAAGTAGGAGACAGAATAGTTCCCATGATTATTTAAATAACAAATAACCACTGTTTAGCGACTTTTAAAAGGATTTTATAAAAGATTTATTTTAAGGGAACTCAATTTTGTTGAAGAGGTGTATTGAGGCTTTTTATTGTCTTAGATCAATGTATAATATTGCCTTAGATCAATGTTTAATAAAATCAAACAAACTAGTTTTACATCATAAATAACAATTAAAGTTATGGCAATGAGAAATATAGAAATTGTAGCATCTCCAAACGTACCACATATGGTAGGAGATGGTTTCAGGGTACATAATTTCATTCCAAGCAGATTCCGTCTGGACATGCAAAGAATGG
This window of the Sporocytophaga myxococcoides genome carries:
- a CDS encoding DsbA family oxidoreductase, with protein sequence MKPKIKIAIASDVVCPWCYIGKRRIEKAMDHLKNEYEFDIHYLPFELNPGTPKEGYNQKEYLSNKFGGEERYEQITSNVTSVAAQDGLKFDFSKQLRSPNTLDSHRIIWFADKTGKQKATVEAFFKAYFEDGVDLTKKENLISVAASAGLEAEKVKALLESDEGLDEVKESERFIQGAGVSGVPFYIINDKYGISGAQPADVFVKALKDIAGETPLQGESCDADGKNC